CTTGCAACAATAAGCTGCGTATGTTAAAAACATTTCAAGCCCCGTCATATTCGTGCACGTAATGTCGGATGAAAAACGCCGATTCCTGCTATCGTATGGATTAAGGAGGTCATAGCCATGGATTCGCTTCAACATATGAACCGCGCGCTGAAATATATCGAGGAAAATCTGACGGACGAGATTGATTTTAAAGAAGTCGCCAGACTGGCCTGCTGCTCCGAGTATCATTTTACAAGGATGTTCTCCTTTCTTGCCGGCCTCACGTTATCCGAATATATCCGGCGCAGACGGCTAACGCTTGCCGCATTCGATCTCAAGGACGGGGGCGCAAAGGTCATCGATATCGCGGTCAAATACGGCTACAATTCGCCGGATGCATTTGCAAGAGCATTTCAGCAGCTGCACGGAATTACGCCGTCGGAAGCGAGACATCACGGCCATCCGCTTAAAGCGTATCCGCCTATGACCTTCCAGTTAACCATAAGGGGAGGATATGAAATGAACTATCGCATTGAGGAAAAGGGAGCATTCCGCATTGTCGGCATCATGAAAAGGGTGCCTATCGTATTCCAAGGAGTAAATCCGGAAATAGCGGCAATGTGGGGAAGTTTGGACATGGAGACGATCGATATGCTTAAAGGTCTTTCCAATGTCGAGCCGCCGGGGCTGCTAAGCGCATCTGCGAACTTTTCCGAAGGACGGATGGAGGAAAAAGGAGAGCTTGATCACTACATCGGCGTGGCGACAACCAAGGATTGTACGGAGCATTTTTCGCAGCTCGAGGTGCCAGCCGGGACTTGGGCCGTTTTCGAAGCGGTCGGACCGTTCCCGGATACGCTGCAAAACGTTTGGGGACGCATTTATTCCGAGTGGTTTCCGTCCTCGAGCTACGAGCTGAGCGAAGGCCCGGAAATGCTGTGGAATGCGGATAAGGACGTGACTTCGCCCGTTTTCCGAAGTGAAATATGGATACCGGTTGTGAAGAAGAGATAATGAGGATAAAGGCAGCGGCTGCTTGGGATGCGAAAAAAAGTCCCGGTGGCCGCTGCCTTTTTATGCGGCTAAAGGTATTCGTTACCGGGCGGCCTACGCTTGTATACGCGAGTTCGTTCGCACCATATCTTTTCGCCGGTAGACGCTGTAGACGATTCCGACTGCGGCAAGCTGGATCAGCAGCCCGCTTCCCCCATAACTGATGAAAGGAAGAGACACCGATGAGATCGGAAGCACACCGATAGACATCCCGATGTTCCAGACGAATTGGACGGCGAAGATCGAGCTGAAGCCACAGATGAGCAGTCTTCCATAAGGGTCCCGCACGGACAAAGAAGCTTTGACCAGTTGGGATAAGAACAACAGCACCGCGAGCAGGACAAAGACGCCGGCAAACCAGCCCAAGCTGTATACGATATAGGTAAACACGGTATCCGCATGAATTTCGGGCAGCTTATTCATAACAGCGGCGAACCCGTGTCCCCACCATCCGGCGGAACGTACCGCCTCATCGATCTGTATGTAAAAATAACCCGCATCGCCTGCCATCTCATGCCGGTGAAAAAAACCGGCAAAGCGGCTGAAGCCGTTCGGAATGTGCAGGATGTAGGCGAGCAGCATTCCGGCCGAGATGAGAATGTGCGGCACCGCTCTCCGCGAGCCGCCTCCCGAAACAACTAGCAGCACCGTGTATGCACTTGCATAAATGAGCAGGTCGGATATCGCCTTTACCTTGGCCAAGAGCAGCATCGGAACGAAACTGAATAACGCGGCGTGCAGCAGCGTAACGCGCAGGCCGTCTTTTCGCCCGTTAAGATCACCAGCGGCCGTTGCGATAAACAGATAAGGTGCCATTGCCGCGAAATCGATCCTGAGCGAACCGAGATCAAGATAACTGGACATGCCGTTTACGGTCGGCCCCCACAGGATAGCCGACAGCAAGCCAATCACCGTCGCACCATACAGCACCCGCGAAAGTTCGGGCAGCTTCCGGTAATCGATCCGGCTTGCGGCAAACAGGGCAGCTGCCCCGAGGGCCATATTCACCGTCTCCCTGAGAAAAAGATCCTCTCCTCCATACATCCTGCGCGGTCCGGCAGCATAGCTTAATTCAACAGCATACATCACGACAAGAGCGATCGCGACGAGCAGCGCCAGACAGCCCAGCAGCAGCCAGGGAATGCGCGGCTTGTGCACCCGATTGAGCCCGCTTGCCACCTCGTCGGCGTTCCCCATCTGCTCGAGAGCCCAACGGGCCGCTTCATCGCCGTCATGCCCCCGCTCCTTCCGCGATTCGACCAGCTCGTCCAGATGGCTGAGCAGCTCCAGCTTGATCTCCTTGCGCAGCTCCTTTGCCCTAACCTGCCTGCAAATATCGTTCACGTATTCCTGTACAAGCGGATGCCTGTCCGTCATATCGGCTCCTCCCCCAGCACGCGGTCCACGGCATTGCGGAACAGGCGCCACTCCTGCTTCTTATCCTGCAATTGCCGCCTGCCGGCATCCGTGATCCGGTAATACTTGCGGTTCCGCCCCTCCGCCTCCTGCCAGTAGGACTCCACCCATCGCTCCGCCTCCATGGCGTGAAGAATGGGATATAACGTGCCTTCCTTCAAAACAAACGTCCCGTCGGAAACCCGTTCAAGCTCCTTGATCAGCTCATAGCCGTAAAGCTCCTTCCGCTCGAGCAGGTTCAGGATCAACGTTCCGGTACTTCCCTTGAGAAGCTCCTTGCTTATTTTCATATCTTCCGCAAGCACCGCCTTTCTTTTTCTGTAAGATGATTATACCTCGAAATAATATGCATCGCAAATCTATGTATGGATATAGCTGAAAAATCCAGTGTGTCCCGCCGTCTTAAACCGCCATTAAAAAATGAAGGCCCGCCTGCATAAGCGGCGGACCTACGATGTAAGCTGAATTAAGATGTAAGCCGGATTAAATTATCCGGTCGAGGAATGCAGGACGTTCCCCGCTTTGCAGCGATCTGCCGGCAAACGCGATGATGATCAGCAGCAATAAGTAAACGCAAACGATGAGCGCGCCTGTATATTCCTTAAACAGGATGTGGGTAACCAGCGCCCCGGACATAATGGTCATGAGCGCCCCTAAGGCGAACTTGGCTGTTTTTCCAAACCATAAGCCAATGCCGCCCGCAACCTCGCCTAGCCCTACCGCCACGCAAAACCAGGCAGGGAAACCGTAATGCAGGAACATGCTCACGGCGTCCTCCGCTCCGATAACCTTCAGCGATCCCACCATAATGAAGTTCGCCGATACCAACAGCTTCAACACCATTAACCCGATTTTCAAACTTTTCCTCGCCATAAAGAATCGCCACTCCTGTCACATTAGTCATGATAACCTCATTGTAACAGGGCAATACGACATCTTTTGACATATACGGATATGTTAAGGTTTCTAGAACTTTTGGCGAATCGGGTTGCGTATTTTCGCGGAAACCCGAATAATTAGATGCATGCCCTCACATCCATGGCCGGACGGGTCGTGAAGGCTGTATTGAATCGTTGAAAGGAACAGACAACTATGGAATTACTGCAATCGAACGTTAGGGAGAAAACAGCCGGCGGCTCGTCTTCTCTTGCTCTGCTGTCTTTAACCGTCGGCGCATTTGCGATCGGTATGACGGAATTTGTTATCATGGGCATTCTGCCCAACGTCGCCGATGATTTGCAGGTCAGCATTTCAGCCGCGGGCCAGCTCATCACGATGTATGCGCTGGCGGTCGCCGTGGGCGCCCCCATATTGACGATGCTTACGTACAAAATTCCGCAAAAAAAGCTGCTCGTCTTGCTCATGGGTTTGTTCATTCTCGGCAACGTCATTTCAGTGGTCGCCCCAAATTACGCCGTCCTGATGTTCGCGCGGATGATCACCGCCTTAACGCACGGGACGTTCTTCGGTGTCGGCGCCGTCATTGCCGCGGGCCTCGTCTCCCCCGACAAACGCGCCGGTGCGGTGTCCATGATGATGGCCGGCCTGACCATCGCGAATATTATAGGTGTTCCAATAGGCACATATATCGGCCAGCATATGGGATGGCGAGCCTCGTTCGGCTCGATCGCCATAATGGGCGCCGTAACGCTGATCGGCATTCTGGTCTTTATCCCTCATGTTAGGCAGCATCCGCCGGGAAGCGCTTTTCAGCAGCTCGCGGCATTGGTGAACCGCAAGCTGCTCGTTTTCCTGCTCATCGCGGTACTGGGTAACGCCGGACTGTTTTCTGTGTTCACTTACATTACACCGCTGCTTGTACAAATTACCGGGTTTGCCGAGCACAGCGTCACCTGGATCCTGATTTTGTTCGGCTGCGGTGTCACCGCCGGCAATATGATCGGCGGCAAGCTGGCGGACTGGAAGCTCATGCCTTCCATCCTCGGCATTTATTTTGCGATCTGCGCGATCCTGACGGCATTTACTTTGACCGTACATCATCCGGTCGCCGCGGTCGTAACGATCTTTCTTTGGGGTGCGGCTTCCTTTGCCGTATTCCCGGGGATGCAGGTGCGAATTATGAGTCTGGCTCAATCGGCGCCGGCACTGGCATCCACCACGAGCCACTCGGCCGGCAACTTAGGCAACGCGACCGGCGCTTTCATCGGAGGCATGGTCATCATTCATTTGCCCTTGACGTCGCTTCCTTGGGTCGGCGCCATACTGGTCGGACTGGCATTGATTCTCGGCATCGCCTGTTATTTGCCGGAACGCAAAGCTTCCACCAGATCATAAATCCTCGCTCCCCCCGGCATCGCTTCAGCAGCCGGGGGGGGGGGGGGGGGGGGGGGGGAGGGGGGGGGGGGGGGGGGGGGGGGGGGGGGGGGGGGGGGGGCCTCGCTCCCCCCGGCATCGCTTCAGCAGGGGGGGGGGGCATACCCGGTGTTGATGCGCCCCCCCCCCCCCCCCCCCCCCCCCACCCCCCCCCCCCCCCCCCCCCCCCCCCCCCCCCCCCCCCCCCCCCCCCCCCCCCCCCCCCCCCCCGGGGGGGGGGGGGGGGCATACCCGGTGTTGATGCGACAAGAGTGTCAATATCGCAAAAATCCTCGATTTCCAAATGTCCGGACACGGAGCTTACGACAAGCGGAGTTTCCGCATACCTTCCCGCTACCTGGTCGACGACTTTCAAAATTTGCTCGACCCGGCCCTGGCAAAAAAATGAGACCCGCTCTTTGTATCGAAAGAGCGGATCTTCAACAACTGGCCGATTATGATGCTTCTTCGATATCAGGGAAGGCCCAAAAATCGGGGGGCACGTCCGACCATGTTGGAACGGAAACATTTGCCTGCGGTACTCTATGCAAAATACGGTTGATGATCACAACGGCCTCCGCCCGGCTTAAAGACCGGTCCGGTGCGAACGAACCGTCTTCGTAACCGGTCATAATCCCTTTTTGGTACACCGCCTCAATTTGCCCGCTGGCCCAGTGTCCCGCCGTATCCTTAAAGGAAGGTTTCGACGGGTTATTGTCCAGCTTCAGCCACTTCCCTATAATCGAAGTCATTTCAGCGCGAGTGATCGGGGCGCTCGGTCTGAACGTTTGGTCGGGATAACCTGACAATAAGCCCGCTGCCTGACCCCACTGAATGGATTCAGCGGCCCAGTAGTTCGGATCGACATCGGAAAAATCTGACGCTGCCGTCTTCTTCTCCGTCGATTTCTGCAGCAAGCGGGATAACATAACGCTCATTTCCGCTCTGGTCACCGGTTCATTCGGTCTGAATGTACCGTCCGGATAGCCGAGTATATAAGGCTCGCGATGCAGCGGTTCATTTTTTATCGAAACGATCGTAAACGTACTGAATTTGTCGATTTGAATTTGTATGCCTGAGGGATAGCCGTTCACATCGAAAACGATCTTTCCCCGCTGCAGCACCTTCTCGCCGTCCGAGTGTTCAATAAAGACGCTCAAGGTTTGCAAGAAAAGCTCTCTTTGAGCCGGATCAGCCGGAATGGCGGCTCCGTCAATCGGAAAAGTGACCTTGACCGGAACTTTAGGCAAATTCGTTTCAATGTTCATCGGCGTACCGAGCACCTCTACGTCTCCCGCTTTGGCCACGGCACGGACTTCATCCGCATTTACGATTCTTTCTTTCACAGCCTGCCGTTCTTCGTCTTTTTTGACCGGAGCTATGTTAAAGTAGTAGTCCTGATCCCCGGAGAGGCCTTTAAGCGCATCGTTCGGAACGGTGACCGCAGCATTTTCCGTTTTTATTTCCAGGGTTACCGATCGTTCTGCCAAAATAGACGCTGAACGGGCCGGCAATACGATATTCACCACATCCGCCGGATCCTCCGGCAAGCCATCAATGACGATTCGCATCGTATTTTGCCCGGATTGCATGCTTGCCGCGGCTTCTTCCATTCCTTTGCCGCTCATAATCACTTGGTCGGCTTTTTGCTGTCCGAGCCAGATTCTTGTTATTTCGAACTGAACACTTATTGTTTCAAACCTGCTTTGTGAGGTTCCCACCTCAACCTTCGCTTGCCGGGTATCGGCCTTATTTCCCGTACCGGTTGATCTGTTGCTCTTGTCCTTGTAAACGGTGACTTGCGTTTGGGCTTTCAATCCCCCATAGGTGGCTTCCAACACGCCGGTGCCGACGGCTCTTCCTGTAATTTTGCCGGCTTCCGATATGGTGGCGATTTCGCTCGAAAGCGAGAATTCGGAGAGCGCGGTAATCTCGGAAATCGAACCGTCGGAGAAGGCTGCGTTCACCGCCGTTTGCTGATCCTTGTTGATTTCAACCCGGTAAGACGGTTCTGCAAAAGATATGCCTTTGAGCGCAGGGGCTACCGTTACCGTCGCGCTGGCCGTTTTATTGTCATAGACTGCCGTCACAACCGTTTGGCCGTATTTTAGAGCCTTCCATTTACCGATAGACGATAATCCGACAATTTCAGGATCTGCAATTTGAATTGCCCCTTGTTTCGTAACATCGATTTCTTGATTGTCCGAATATCCGATAATCAGCTGGAATGCCGCTTCATTCCCTTCGACTATCGAATAGGCCGCGGAATTGAAACGAAGTCCTGTCGGCTTCGGAACAACCTTCACCGTCCGCACTTTATCCTGAGCCTGGTTTCCGGTCAGATCGGCGACGCTGTAGTGTATCGGATACGTTCCGATTTTTCCGGTATTCACCGAACCGGTAACGGACAGAGGAGAGATGCCGGAAAGCGAATCCGATGCCAGAGCTCCCTTCTCGACATAATCGTCGCCCAAATATAAAGTAATCGTTTCGTCCCCGACCAAGGTCAAAACCGGCGCCGTTTTATCGATCTTGATTTCGGCGGAAACCGCTTCGCCGACACTGTCCGAGCCCGCGGCTCTGGCATAGAAAGCCGTTATCCCTTCTTGTTCGACGACGACCGGCGCGCTGTAATCGGTCCATTCTCCGGACTCTCCGATCTTGTACTGCACCCGGCTGCCGGAATCGCTGTACACTGTTGCCGTTACGCTTTGATTCGTCCAACCTGTATGGCTTAACGCAACCGTCAGAGTGTTGCTGACCATGATCCCCTGCGTAGCTCCGATATGGTTCAGCGTCAAATCCGCCGGATTGCCCGCCGCATCGTTAATGGTTGCTCCGGATGGGTCAATGGCGGTGGATACCACCTGTATGCCATCGGCGTCTTGATCCTGGACCCTTACTTGATAACGGAACAGCAGCTCCGTCGAATCAAGTGAACTTTCGTAAACGGCTTTGACGATCGTATCGCCCACCTTGAGATCAATCGTCGGAGCTGTACCCGATGCCATATTCACGACAACGGGCTCACTCATCTTCACAATAAAGGCGAGGTACATTCCCGCTTTGTACGTCCCGTTCGCCGGTACGCCGACCGAGGTTACCGCCGGAGCCGCCGCATCCACCAGCACCGCCGCCGTGCTGCCCACGCCGTTCAGCGTCAGGATCGCGTTGTTGCCTGCGCTATCCCTCAGCGTACCGCCGTTTACACCCAGGGCGGCACCTACAGAAATCCCATCCGCGTCAAGGTCTCCGCTCTGCACCGTGTAGCGGAACAGCAGCGCGCTCGTCCCCGAACCGGACACGTATGGAGCGTTCACTCCCGTCGATCCGATCGTCAGCGGCAGCTGCGGCGTGCCTCCCGTTGTGTCTACCGTCACGTTTTCGCCGAAGTTTACCGTGAAGTCGAGATTGTCTCCCGCCTTGTACGTCCCGTTCGCCGGCACGCTCACGCTGCCGACCTCCGGCGCCGCGGCATCCACCAGCACCGCCGCCGTGCTGCCCACGCCGTTCAGCGTCAGGCTCGCGTTGTTGCCCACGCCGTCCCGCAGCACGCCGCCGTTTGTACTCAGGTCGGCCCCTACGGCGATGCCGTCCGCATCGTTGTCTCCGCTCTGCACCGTGTAGCGGAACGTCAGTGCATTTGAACCCGAACCAGACACATAAGGGGCATTCACTGCCGTCGATCCGATCGTCAGCGGTAAATACGGCGTACCTCCCGCCGTATTTACTATCACTGTTTCGCTGAAGCTCACTGTGAAACCCATTGTATCTCCTGTTTTGTACGTTCCGCTCGAAGGCACCACTACGCCCGTGACGACCGGCGGAACGGCTTCGACTAATACCGACGTCGTGTCGGCTATATTGTTCAGCGCCAGGTTCGCATCGTTGCCTGCGCCGTCCTGCAGCGTGCCGCCGTTTGCATTCAGCGGGGTGCCTACGGCGATTCCATTGGAATCCAGATCGCCGCTTTGCACTGTGTAGCGGAACACCAACGCACTCGTCCCCGAACCGGATACGTACTCGGCATTCACTACCTTTGATCCGATCGTCAGCGGCATCTGCGGCGTGCCTCCCGCCGTATTTACCGTCACGTTTTCGCCGAAGTTTACCGTGAAGTCGAGGTTGTCTCCCGTTTTGTACATCCCGGGTCCCGGTACGTCGACCGTGGTCACCGTCGGCCGCACCGTGTCGACGGAATAATTGTTAGATTGGGTGATGCCGGTCCCCGCGTTGCTGCCACTCTTATCAGTCACGAGCGCATTGTCGAGCGTGATGATATTGCTGTCGTCGACGACGCCTGCGGCAGGCGTCAAGGTTGCGGTATAGGTGGTGTTGTCAGAAGTTGCGAGGTCGGTTAGGATGCCGTTCTCCGCTGTCATGTCTGTAATAGCAAATCCGATCACCGCTTCCGAGAAGGTGATCGTCACCTGCGAGGTTTTGCCGATACCCAGATTGTTGTTAGCAACTACAATCGTGGACGTTGGAGGGGCGGCAAACGCTTTGTCGATTAGGTACAAAGGTAGCCCCCCCACGATGACCAAACCTAAAATTAACTTCCATATTCTACTCACCGGATTCATATCCTTGTTCCCTCTCTCAATGTTCGATTCTTTTGCTATTGGCCGTAACGTTTCTACCTTTCCGGATATAGCTAAGGAGAAGCCATACCTTTATTTTCGGTATTTTTTGACATGGTATTAATAGTTTAATAGTTCTATACAGCCCAAAAATTCCCTGTATTCTTCTGTAAAAAATATAAATTTCATTAATTTGACAAAATTCGCTTCCTCCGACCATCTATTGACCGTTGAGCTTTTCTAGTCCGTCACTTCAACGATTGGGGCAGGTCGCCACGGCGCCTGCCCTAAAGGTATTAAATAGTTTTTGCCGAATATAAAAATAAATGCTGCCGTTGCTTGTGGGGCAGCATTTGCATGGCTCGAATCCAAACATGTGCAACATAATAAAAAGAGGCACTTCCATCGCTAGGAAGCACCTCCAAAATGAAATGACAAACGAAATAATTCAAGTGGCCGACTTATAATTGAAACTTTGGAACAAAAACTACCGCAAAAACGTGGTTGAATATATTATTTATGCTCCTGGCGTTGGAGTGGCTCTGAATGCATTTACTGTCTTGTCCATAACAACCTGTGCATCGCTTCCCGAATCAAGAATCGTATTTTGAAGCGATTCTTTTTCTACCCATACTGTGGTTACGGTAAGCGGCTCTGAGGCTTCGGTAGTCAACAAAGCGTCGACTTGCGCAGAAAAACAAGAATCACTTATCTTGGCATGAACCTCCGTAGCAACCACATGATTGTTAGAAATATAATTTCCATTACCCGAAGCAATACGTATGATTACAGGTGTTGCACCTGCCGGCTTGATGTTCTGAGAATTAATTCCTTCAGAAAAGTGATTAGCAATGACAGAATTATTATTGCCGCTGATATAGAGGAGACCATACAAATCGTCTAAACCATTGTCTGTTCCCAGAAAAGGAGTCCAAGGTTCATGGTCACGTAAAAAATGATTTGAAGAAACCAAGTTTTCCGAACAATTGCCCCTAAATACTACCATTCCTGGATAAAATGAATGAAGTCTATTATTGGTGATACTGGAACGTGTCACACCATCAAAATAGATACTGCTCGCACCTCGTGGAAAAACATTATTCGCTGTAATCAAAAGTCCGCCAAAATTTTGAGCGTAAATTGAATATCCTTTAAAGCCGGCTCCTATCAAATTATCGGTTATTTTTGAAGCCTGTCCCCAACCCCGCAGTTCTATACAGTTACCACATTCAGCTATGAAATTATCATGGATAGACAGTGCATCTGCATGATAAATAGTAATTCCATGCTCTAAATACACAAAACCCATGCCTGTAATCCGAAATGAGTCACAAGCACTTGCAACATAAATACCCGTTTTCCCGTTAGTGTATGTGTTTTCCGGATTTGTTTCTCCTGAACCATCTTCAATAAAATGCAAACCATCAATACAAAAGTCAGAAAACTCTACCGAACTTATTCGGGGATTTCCACTTCGTTCAACATAAAATGCAGCTCCTTTATATTCCTCGTCATTTACTTCCAAGGGAATATTTACGAGTATGCGACTTCCTCCCGGCCACAATTCATGCAAATCCGCCCATTCCTTCTCAGAAGTATTAAACCGAATACTCGAAGATGTAAACCCGTGTCCGGAACCCATAATTTTGAGATAACTGATGTCTATAACTACTTGACTGACAAGATGATAATCCCCCGGTGGAATATAGATCACCGCACCCGGCTTTCCGCCTTGATTCACATCAATGTCCGTTTGCCTACTTTTAATATCTGCTATCATGCTATTGATTACCTCACCGATATCTTCATACGGATTACCGACAGGCCAATCGGTTACGTCATAATAATTTTTACTAGCCATATATAAATTCTCCTATCCTTTCGATGTTTTGAGGCGACTTCAAAATGGGAGCTGCCCGGCTTTACCATGCGGAGTGAAGCTGCCATATATCAAGAGAAATGAGTTCCACCTTATCTCCGAGGCTAAAAAGCTTCAAGTTTGTACTGTACGGATCGGGATATATGTTATTGGTCATTGTCGTGCGCCCTTCATCCGCAAATACTTCAACAACGCAAGTATCTACGTAGATATGCAGCCTTAATGTATCCTTATCGGCAGATTCCAGTTTACATTTTCGAATCCCCTGACTCCATCCGTCCGATCTGTTTCTATCAAATTGAAGTTCTCCGGTCTTAGGCGAATAAGAGAGTACCGTCTCCTCGTTGCCGTCATCCGACACCCGCATTTTGAAGCCGAATTCCTCCGCGGGGCAAATCTTCAGATTGAATTCCGCCACAATCTCTAAACTATCCCCTTTTATCGATCGGGGAAGCGCTTGTATTTCCCCTTCAATCGTCGTACGTTCAAGATGGAAATGTTCCCCCCGTAACGCCTTTAACTCTTCAACTGGAAGAAATCTCAAATGTCCGTCATCGTCCATTTCTACGGTTCTTGGAACGGACATCGCGCCGCACCAATTGTTTTTAGAAGTGGGACCGAAATTTTGAAACCACGGCATCCAATCCCAAGCGTTCAACCACCCTATGATAATCCTTCTTCCTTTTGAATCCAGGAGGGACTGGGGGGCATAATATTCGAAGCCGCAATCAACTTCTCCGCAATAATCCCAGGTAAATCTTCCGGTGTCATAGTCCAATTCACCCGATAAATAAATCGCTTTCTTCTCGCCCATTCCCATTGGAGAAAACATCAGTATATGACGATCACCGAGTCGAAATAAATCAGGACACTCCCACATCGTGCCCATC
The window above is part of the Paenibacillus hamazuiensis genome. Proteins encoded here:
- a CDS encoding glycoside hydrolase family 32 protein, which encodes MQYDHNTYHKFMLAKAEQSVAKMKDQVAKDPLRLQYHFMAPAYWLNDPNGLIHYRGEYHMFYQHYPYSAQWGAMHWGHAKSKDLVHWEHLPIALAPSESYDLDEKGGCFSGSAVDHNGILTLIYTGTVMKERRVVQTQCLAASHDGVTFQKYIGNPVISAPPEESSTDFRDPKVWKHQDKWYMIVGSSKEGKGRALLFRSNDLIAWEYVGVVAESDGTMGTMWECPDLFRLGDRHILMFSPMGMGEKKAIYLSGELDYDTGRFTWDYCGEVDCGFEYYAPQSLLDSKGRRIIIGWLNAWDWMPWFQNFGPTSKNNWCGAMSVPRTVEMDDDGHLRFLPVEELKALRGEHFHLERTTIEGEIQALPRSIKGDSLEIVAEFNLKICPAEEFGFKMRVSDDGNEETVLSYSPKTGELQFDRNRSDGWSQGIRKCKLESADKDTLRLHIYVDTCVVEVFADEGRTTMTNNIYPDPYSTNLKLFSLGDKVELISLDIWQLHSAW